One window of the Methylovirgula sp. HY1 genome contains the following:
- the hisC gene encoding histidinol-phosphate transaminase: MNSFDGRERPRPRTGVLAIDPYRPGKSGSTSASRIYKLSSNETPLGASPRAQAAFQKVAERLALYPDGGAAALREAIGARYGLDPARIVCGAGSDELISFLAHAFVGPGDEGISTRHGFSIYRIVILAAGGTPVVADETNLTADVDAILAKVTEKTKIIFLANPNNPTGTYLPFGEIKRLAAALPPHIVLVLDAAYAEYVTRNDYSPGFELALTSENVVMTRTFSKIYGLAGLRLGWCYAPAAICDALNRIRGPFNISTGAMEAGIAALQDIEHIDTSIAHNETWLAWLTQEITRLGIEVTPSVGNFLLMHFKDSAEARAADAFLTQRGLILRAVDVYELPQCLRLSVGTEEANRLVVAALAEFLKSEGGPRG, translated from the coding sequence ATGAATTCCTTCGATGGGCGCGAACGGCCGCGACCGCGGACAGGCGTGCTGGCGATCGATCCCTACCGGCCCGGCAAGAGCGGCAGCACGAGCGCCAGCCGGATTTATAAGCTGTCATCGAACGAGACGCCGCTCGGAGCCTCCCCGCGCGCGCAAGCGGCTTTCCAAAAAGTCGCCGAGCGGCTGGCGCTCTATCCCGATGGAGGCGCCGCGGCACTGCGCGAGGCGATCGGCGCCCGTTATGGCCTCGATCCCGCACGGATCGTTTGTGGCGCTGGCTCGGACGAGCTGATCTCGTTTCTCGCCCATGCTTTTGTCGGCCCCGGCGATGAAGGCATTTCCACACGGCACGGTTTTTCCATCTATCGCATCGTGATTCTCGCGGCGGGTGGAACGCCCGTCGTCGCGGACGAGACAAATCTCACCGCCGATGTCGACGCGATCCTCGCCAAGGTCACCGAGAAGACGAAGATCATCTTTCTCGCCAATCCCAACAATCCGACCGGGACCTATCTGCCCTTCGGCGAGATCAAGCGATTGGCCGCGGCCTTGCCGCCGCATATCGTTCTCGTACTCGATGCCGCCTATGCCGAATATGTGACCCGCAATGATTATTCGCCGGGGTTCGAGCTCGCCTTGACGAGCGAGAATGTGGTGATGACGCGCACCTTCTCGAAGATCTATGGGCTTGCCGGCCTCAGGCTCGGCTGGTGCTATGCGCCCGCCGCGATTTGCGACGCGCTCAACCGCATTCGCGGCCCCTTCAACATCAGCACCGGGGCCATGGAAGCCGGCATCGCCGCGCTTCAGGACATCGAACATATCGACACCTCGATCGCCCATAATGAAACATGGCTCGCTTGGCTCACACAGGAAATCACCCGTCTCGGCATCGAGGTCACGCCGAGCGTCGGTAATTTTCTGCTGATGCATTTCAAAGACTCCGCCGAAGCCCGTGCCGCCGATGCGTTTCTGACGCAACGCGGCCTGATCCTGCGCGCCGTCGACGTCTATGAGCTGCCACAATGCCTGCGCCTCTCGGTCGGAACCGAGGAAGCGAACCGCCTCGTCGTCGCCGCGCTTGCGGAATTCCTGAAAAGCGAGGGCGGTCCGCGTGGCTGA
- a CDS encoding chorismate mutase: MLDRPLSETLADLRAEIDRIDTRLHELLMERGEIIDRLIAAKAGAGCAFRPEREAEMMRRLVARHKGILPLDTVESVWRIIISTFTFVQANYSVHCDISDGDAPMRDGCRFHFGFTVPMVPHTGTAEVIAAVAASNGDLGLVKVNSGASAGAWWDQLTAAGAPKVIARLPFVERQDHPAGLPLFVVAKPLTEAIAHDVVLYAIAIERWRPELTAGIAARGAEILGAAPVDGGRFSLLVAAPATLTAGELRETCLKAGSPATSLIEIGSHAARFALGKPGTQAQAAKD, from the coding sequence ATGCTGGACCGACCCCTTTCCGAAACTTTGGCCGATCTTCGCGCGGAGATCGATCGTATCGACACACGCCTCCACGAGCTTTTGATGGAGCGTGGCGAAATCATCGACCGGTTGATCGCCGCCAAGGCCGGCGCCGGCTGCGCTTTCCGGCCCGAGCGCGAGGCCGAAATGATGCGTCGTCTGGTCGCCCGCCATAAGGGCATTCTGCCGCTCGACACGGTGGAAAGCGTTTGGCGGATCATTATTTCGACCTTCACCTTCGTGCAGGCGAATTACAGCGTCCATTGCGATATCAGCGACGGCGATGCGCCGATGCGCGATGGCTGCCGCTTCCATTTCGGCTTCACCGTGCCAATGGTGCCGCATACGGGCACGGCCGAAGTCATCGCGGCAGTGGCCGCCTCAAACGGCGATCTCGGCCTCGTCAAGGTAAATAGCGGCGCCAGCGCCGGCGCCTGGTGGGATCAACTGACCGCCGCTGGCGCTCCCAAGGTCATCGCCCGCCTGCCCTTCGTCGAAAGGCAGGACCACCCGGCCGGCCTGCCGCTCTTCGTGGTCGCCAAGCCGCTGACGGAAGCCATCGCGCATGATGTCGTTCTTTACGCCATCGCGATCGAGCGATGGCGACCCGAGCTCACCGCCGGCATCGCCGCGCGCGGCGCCGAGATTCTCGGCGCCGCCCCCGTCGACGGCGGCCGCTTTTCCCTTTTGGTCGCGGCACCGGCCACACTGACGGCCGGCGAATTGCGCGAAACCTGCCTGAAGGCCGGGAGCCCGGCAACCAGCCTCATCGAGATCGGCAGCCATGCGGCGCGCTTCGCGCTCGGCAAACCCGGAACGCAGGCGCAGGCGGCAAAAGACTAG
- a CDS encoding homoserine O-acetyltransferase has product MDAGVALSPISIAYQTYGTLNAAKSNAILVCHALTGDQHVANAHPVTGKPGWWQVMVGPGRPIDTDRFFVIASNVVGGCMGTTGPASINPATNRVYGLDLPLVTIRDMVRAQAMLIDHLGIDTLFGVIGGSMGGMQVLQWAASYPERVFSAMPIATAAKHSSQNIAFHEVGRQAIMADPEWRGGRYLDFGVSPTKGLAVARMAAHITYLSDEALQRKFGRKLQDRAAPTFSFSADFQVENYLRYQGASFVDRFDANSYLYVTRACDYFDLADDYDGLLALAFKGTKTRFCVVSFNSDWLYPTAASRAIVHALNAAGASVSFVDIETDRGHDAFLLDVPEFIATTRGFIEAAARARGLPPAEGQG; this is encoded by the coding sequence ATGGACGCGGGCGTCGCTTTGAGTCCGATCAGCATCGCCTATCAGACTTATGGCACGCTCAATGCCGCCAAATCCAACGCAATTCTTGTCTGTCATGCGCTAACCGGCGATCAGCATGTCGCCAACGCGCATCCGGTCACCGGCAAGCCGGGCTGGTGGCAGGTGATGGTGGGGCCGGGTCGGCCGATCGATACGGACCGGTTTTTCGTGATCGCCTCGAATGTGGTCGGCGGCTGCATGGGGACGACGGGGCCGGCTTCGATCAATCCGGCGACCAATCGCGTTTACGGCCTGGATCTGCCGTTGGTCACCATTCGCGACATGGTGCGCGCCCAGGCCATGCTGATCGATCATTTGGGGATCGACACGCTTTTCGGCGTCATCGGCGGCTCGATGGGTGGCATGCAGGTCCTGCAATGGGCCGCGAGCTATCCGGAGCGGGTGTTTTCGGCCATGCCGATCGCGACGGCGGCGAAACATTCCTCGCAAAACATCGCCTTCCACGAGGTCGGGCGGCAGGCCATCATGGCCGATCCCGAATGGCGTGGCGGCCGCTATCTCGATTTCGGCGTGAGCCCGACCAAGGGTCTCGCCGTTGCCCGCATGGCCGCGCATATCACCTATCTGTCGGATGAAGCCTTGCAGCGCAAATTCGGCCGCAAGCTGCAGGATCGCGCGGCGCCGACCTTTTCCTTCAGCGCCGATTTCCAAGTCGAGAACTATCTGCGCTATCAGGGTGCGAGCTTCGTCGACCGGTTTGACGCCAATTCCTATCTCTATGTGACGCGCGCCTGCGACTACTTCGATCTCGCCGATGATTATGACGGCCTGCTCGCGCTCGCCTTCAAGGGCACTAAGACGCGCTTTTGCGTCGTCTCCTTCAATTCGGATTGGTTGTATCCCACGGCGGCGTCACGCGCCATCGTGCATGCGCTCAATGCCGCCGGCGCCTCGGTCTCCTTCGTCGATATAGAGACGGATCGCGGCCATGACGCCTTTCTGCTCGACGTTCCCGAATTCATCGCGACGACGCGCGGTTTTATCGAGGCCGCGGCGCGCGCCCGCGGGCTTCCGCCGGCCGAAGGCCAAGGCTGA
- the metW gene encoding methionine biosynthesis protein MetW, producing MIEPKSRVLDVGCGDGTLLRLLAEERGVDARGIELSQRGVNDCVAKGLSVVQGDADTDLADYPDAAFDYVILSQTLQATRQPRKVLEHMLRIGRHAVVSFPNFGHWRIRAQIAFKGRMPITENLKYFWYETPNIHFCSIRDFVTLVDVMGAKIERGVALDRFGAPMLVNAPWWVWNLFGDQAVFRLTRENIGAVADDMAASVKA from the coding sequence ATGATCGAACCGAAGAGCCGGGTGCTCGATGTCGGCTGCGGCGACGGCACTTTGCTGCGCCTCCTCGCCGAAGAGCGCGGCGTCGACGCGCGCGGCATCGAACTATCGCAGCGCGGCGTCAATGATTGCGTCGCCAAAGGGCTCTCGGTGGTGCAGGGCGATGCCGACACGGATCTCGCCGATTATCCCGACGCCGCCTTCGATTACGTGATCCTGTCACAGACTTTGCAGGCGACCCGGCAGCCGCGCAAAGTGCTCGAACATATGTTGCGGATCGGGCGTCACGCGGTGGTGTCTTTCCCGAATTTCGGCCATTGGCGCATTCGCGCGCAGATCGCCTTCAAGGGCCGCATGCCGATTACCGAAAACCTAAAATATTTTTGGTACGAGACGCCGAACATTCATTTTTGCAGCATTCGCGATTTCGTCACCCTCGTCGACGTGATGGGCGCCAAGATCGAGCGGGGTGTCGCGCTCGATCGCTTCGGCGCGCCAATGCTGGTCAACGCCCCCTGGTGGGTGTGGAACCTGTTCGGCGACCAGGCGGTGTTCAGGCTGACGCGCGAAAACATCGGCGCCGTAGCTGACGATATGGCGGCCAGCGTCAAAGCGTGA
- a CDS encoding GcrA family cell cycle regulator — MSWTDERVELLRKLWLDGLSASQIANELSNGITRNAVIGKVHRLGLSGRVKTSAPAMPRQRVKPLRPTSPRPSAPMVRGNTALAFNPMPIIASAPAPLEDVVIPISERVTIMDLKEAMCRWPLGDPTNAEFRFCGAKKPNSATGPYCAYHSRIAYQPVQERRRDREQKRLQRSA; from the coding sequence ATGTCCTGGACCGATGAACGAGTGGAACTGCTGCGTAAGCTCTGGCTTGACGGCCTGAGCGCCAGCCAAATCGCCAATGAACTCTCCAATGGCATTACCCGGAACGCGGTGATCGGCAAGGTGCATCGGCTCGGCCTCTCGGGCCGCGTGAAGACATCGGCGCCGGCAATGCCGCGGCAAAGAGTGAAGCCCTTGCGGCCGACCAGCCCGCGTCCCAGCGCGCCGATGGTACGCGGCAATACCGCGCTCGCGTTCAATCCGATGCCCATCATCGCTTCCGCGCCAGCGCCGCTCGAAGATGTCGTCATTCCCATCTCGGAGCGGGTCACGATCATGGATTTGAAAGAAGCCATGTGCCGTTGGCCGCTGGGCGATCCGACGAATGCCGAGTTCCGGTTCTGCGGCGCCAAAAAGCCGAACAGCGCCACCGGCCCTTATTGCGCCTATCACAGCCGAATCGCCTATCAGCCGGTGCAGGAGCGCCGCCGCGACCGGGAACAAAAGCGGTTGCAGAGATCGGCCTGA
- a CDS encoding aspartate aminotransferase family protein: MTSSLLPTYARADLAFERGEGAWLISTSGDRFLDFGCGIAVTGLGHAHPHLVETLVEQGQRLWHVSNLFQIPQAETLARRLVEATFADFVFFTNSGTETLEGAVKTARKYHYVSGHPEKIRIITLQGGFHGRSLAALAAGGNPKYLEGFEPRLEGFDQVPFGDLDALKAAIGPRTGAILVEPIQGEGGVRVLPQSYLVALRQLCDENGLLLIFDEVQTGVGRTGPLFAYQRAGVAPDIMMVAKGMGGGFPLGAFLVTREAGKGMTLGSHGTTYGGNPLATAVGNAVLDIVLSDGFLDRSTRMGALLKEKLGELLEKHPGVIAEVRGEGLLLGLKLHVTNTEFVAAALKQKLVIIPAADNVVRLLPPLIISEAEIADALRRLDAAAAHFKHSQKDMALRGAAG; encoded by the coding sequence TTGACCTCGTCGCTGCTTCCCACCTATGCGCGCGCCGATCTCGCTTTCGAGCGGGGCGAAGGTGCTTGGCTGATTTCCACGAGTGGAGACCGATTTCTGGACTTCGGCTGCGGGATCGCCGTCACGGGGCTCGGCCACGCCCATCCGCATCTCGTCGAAACCTTGGTCGAGCAGGGCCAGCGGCTTTGGCACGTTTCCAATCTGTTCCAAATCCCGCAGGCGGAAACGCTGGCGCGCCGGCTGGTCGAAGCCACTTTTGCCGATTTCGTTTTCTTCACCAATTCCGGGACGGAGACGCTCGAAGGCGCGGTGAAGACGGCGCGCAAATATCATTACGTCAGCGGTCATCCCGAGAAGATCCGCATCATCACGCTGCAAGGTGGCTTCCACGGTCGCAGCCTGGCGGCGCTGGCGGCGGGTGGCAATCCAAAATATCTCGAAGGTTTCGAGCCGAGGCTGGAGGGCTTCGACCAAGTGCCTTTCGGCGATCTCGACGCTCTGAAGGCGGCGATCGGCCCGCGCACGGGGGCGATCCTCGTCGAGCCTATCCAGGGCGAAGGCGGCGTGCGTGTGCTGCCGCAAAGCTATCTCGTGGCGCTGCGCCAGCTTTGCGACGAAAACGGTCTGTTGTTGATCTTCGACGAGGTGCAGACGGGAGTCGGGCGTACTGGTCCGCTCTTCGCTTATCAACGGGCCGGCGTCGCGCCGGACATTATGATGGTCGCCAAAGGCATGGGCGGCGGCTTTCCGCTCGGCGCCTTTCTCGTCACACGGGAGGCTGGCAAGGGTATGACGCTCGGCAGCCATGGCACGACCTACGGCGGCAACCCGCTCGCGACAGCGGTCGGCAATGCGGTCCTCGATATTGTGCTCTCGGACGGGTTCCTCGATCGTTCCACACGCATGGGCGCGCTGCTGAAGGAAAAGCTCGGCGAATTGCTGGAAAAGCATCCAGGCGTGATCGCCGAGGTTCGCGGCGAAGGTCTGCTGCTCGGCTTGAAGCTGCATGTGACGAACACGGAATTCGTTGCCGCCGCGCTCAAGCAAAAGCTCGTCATCATTCCGGCCGCTGATAATGTCGTGCGGCTATTGCCGCCGCTCATCATCAGCGAGGCCGAGATCGCCGACGCTTTGCGCCGACTCGATGCCGCGGCAGCGCATTTCAAGCATTCGCAAAAGGATATGGCGCTGAGAGGAGCAGCCGGATGA
- the argF gene encoding ornithine carbamoyltransferase — MINGAINGADGASLRHFLDLSEMSASDLRRILGTAFAIKRRRCKGQIAARRPLIGKVLAMIFDKPSTRTRVSFDIGMRELGGETIMLTGHEMQLGRGETIADTARVLSRFVDGIVIRVLDPAQLSELAFYADVPVINGLTKKSHPCQVMADIMTFEEHRGPIKDRTVAWTGDSNNVLASWIHAAQKFDFAINVATPAELDLPPELIAFAGATQTRLNVTRDPYEAVRGADAVVSDCWVSMGDENESFRHNLLTPYQVNAKLMAVAAKDAIFMHCLPAHRGEEVTDEVIDGPQSVVFDEAENRLHAQKGILSWCFGALEE, encoded by the coding sequence ATGATCAACGGTGCGATAAATGGAGCCGACGGCGCCTCCTTGCGGCATTTTCTCGATCTTTCGGAAATGTCGGCCTCGGATCTCCGGCGGATTCTCGGAACCGCTTTCGCCATCAAGCGCCGCCGGTGCAAGGGGCAGATCGCGGCCCGCCGACCGCTGATCGGCAAAGTGCTGGCGATGATCTTCGACAAGCCCTCGACCCGCACCCGTGTCTCTTTCGATATCGGGATGCGGGAATTGGGCGGCGAGACGATCATGTTGACCGGCCACGAGATGCAGCTCGGACGCGGCGAAACCATCGCCGATACGGCGCGCGTGCTCTCCCGCTTCGTCGACGGCATCGTCATCCGGGTGCTCGATCCCGCTCAGCTGAGCGAGCTAGCATTTTATGCCGACGTGCCGGTCATCAACGGCCTTACCAAGAAGTCGCATCCCTGCCAGGTGATGGCCGATATCATGACTTTCGAGGAGCATCGCGGCCCGATCAAGGATCGCACGGTGGCCTGGACCGGCGATTCCAACAATGTGCTCGCGAGCTGGATTCACGCGGCGCAGAAATTCGATTTCGCGATCAATGTCGCGACCCCGGCCGAACTCGATCTCCCGCCGGAACTGATCGCCTTTGCCGGCGCCACGCAAACCCGTCTCAATGTTACCCGCGATCCCTATGAAGCGGTGCGCGGCGCCGATGCGGTCGTTTCCGACTGCTGGGTCTCGATGGGCGACGAGAATGAAAGCTTCCGGCATAATCTGCTGACGCCCTATCAGGTGAATGCCAAGCTGATGGCGGTCGCGGCGAAGGATGCGATCTTTATGCATTGCTTGCCGGCGCATCGCGGCGAAGAGGTGACCGATGAGGTGATCGACGGTCCGCAATCGGTCGTTTTCGACGAGGCGGAAAACCGTCTGCATGCGCAAAAGGGTATTCTTTCCTGGTGTTTCGGGGCGCTCGAAGAATGA
- a CDS encoding Hsp33 family molecular chaperone: protein MTDLQPREASISRPVSDEGRDDQILPFAVEPLDSRGRVVRLGASIDRILAQHAYPAPVARLLGEAAVLTVLLGSALKFDGRLQLQTRSDGPVSMLVVDFDAPDGLRAFARFDAEKLAELGPTAELLGKGHLALTIEQGNDMSRYQGIVALEGQGLEAAAHQYFRQSEQIPTFVRLAVAESLTGGAGKTWRAGGLMVQFLPASRARQIMPDLSPGDVPEGVIVPEMQEDDAWVEAKSLAATIEDHELVDPTLSSERLLYRLFHERGVKVFKTQDVHATCHCSRERIANMLKSFTQQERRDMVGDDGKIGVTCEFCSTFREFAPEEFD from the coding sequence ATGACGGACTTGCAGCCGCGGGAGGCGAGCATTTCGCGGCCGGTCTCGGACGAAGGCCGCGATGATCAGATCTTGCCCTTCGCTGTCGAACCGCTCGACTCGCGCGGCCGCGTCGTGCGGCTCGGCGCGTCCATCGATCGCATTTTGGCGCAACACGCCTATCCGGCGCCGGTTGCGCGCCTCCTCGGCGAGGCGGCGGTTTTGACCGTGCTGCTCGGCTCCGCGCTCAAATTCGACGGCAGGCTGCAATTGCAGACGCGCAGCGACGGTCCGGTCAGCATGCTGGTCGTCGATTTCGATGCGCCCGACGGGCTGCGCGCCTTTGCCCGTTTCGATGCCGAAAAGCTCGCCGAACTCGGCCCGACAGCGGAATTGCTCGGCAAGGGCCATCTCGCCTTGACGATCGAGCAGGGCAACGACATGTCCCGCTATCAGGGCATTGTCGCGCTCGAAGGCCAGGGGCTCGAGGCGGCGGCGCATCAATATTTTCGCCAGTCGGAGCAGATCCCGACCTTTGTGCGTCTAGCCGTGGCCGAAAGCCTGACGGGAGGCGCCGGGAAGACATGGCGGGCCGGCGGCCTGATGGTGCAATTCCTGCCGGCCTCGCGGGCGCGCCAGATCATGCCGGATCTCTCGCCCGGCGATGTCCCGGAGGGCGTTATCGTGCCGGAAATGCAAGAGGATGATGCCTGGGTGGAGGCCAAATCGCTTGCTGCCACGATCGAGGATCATGAGCTCGTCGATCCGACGCTGTCCAGCGAGAGACTTCTCTATCGCCTGTTCCACGAACGGGGCGTCAAGGTCTTCAAGACTCAGGATGTGCATGCCACCTGCCATTGCTCGCGCGAGCGTATCGCCAATATGCTGAAGAGCTTCACGCAGCAGGAACGCCGGGACATGGTCGGCGATGATGGCAAGATCGGCGTGACGTGCGAATTTTGTTCGACGTTTCGCGAATTCGCGCCCGAGGAATTCGATTAG
- a CDS encoding 50S ribosomal protein L25/general stress protein Ctc, translated as MAEAKTLAATVRSGTGKGAARSVRREGRIPAVIYGGGDPAEPVTLDYRELNKLIYAGHFLTTIFEIDVAGTKQRVIPRDYQLDPIKDQPLHIDFLRLKVGTTLRVEVPVHFINQEICPGLKKGGSLNVVRHVVEMRVPAEAIPEAITVDLSTLDIAESLHISAVTLPAGCKPTITDRDFTIATLVPPIVVAETPAAAAPAAKGGKVAAKPAPAAAAAKPAAAAKPKK; from the coding sequence ATGGCCGAAGCAAAGACTTTGGCGGCTACGGTGCGCAGTGGGACCGGCAAGGGGGCCGCCCGCAGCGTTCGCCGAGAAGGCCGCATACCAGCCGTCATTTATGGCGGCGGCGATCCCGCCGAGCCCGTGACGCTCGATTACCGCGAACTCAACAAGCTGATTTATGCCGGACATTTTCTGACGACGATTTTCGAGATCGACGTCGCCGGCACAAAGCAACGGGTGATCCCGCGCGATTATCAGCTCGATCCGATCAAAGATCAGCCGCTGCATATCGACTTCCTGCGTTTGAAGGTCGGGACGACCCTGCGGGTTGAAGTGCCGGTCCATTTCATCAATCAGGAAATTTGCCCCGGCCTCAAAAAGGGCGGCTCGTTGAATGTCGTGCGCCATGTCGTCGAGATGCGGGTTCCGGCCGAAGCGATCCCGGAAGCCATCACGGTGGATCTGAGCACGCTCGATATTGCTGAATCACTGCATATTTCGGCGGTGACTCTGCCGGCCGGCTGCAAGCCGACGATCACCGATCGCGATTTCACCATTGCGACGCTGGTGCCGCCGATTGTCGTTGCTGAGACGCCCGCTGCTGCCGCCCCGGCCGCCAAGGGCGGTAAGGTTGCTGCGAAACCGGCCCCTGCTGCGGCTGCGGCCAAACCAGCCGCCGCGGCGAAGCCCAAGAAATAA
- the pth gene encoding aminoacyl-tRNA hydrolase, translated as MKLFVGLGNPGRAYAGNRHNIGFMVVDTLAREHQFPSFRVRFKGLASEAALGGDKVLLLKPETYMNESGRAVQEASRFYKIPPENIVVFHDELDLAPGKLRVKLGGGNAGHNGLRSITESIGNDYRRVRIGIGHPGDKDRVHDYVLADFAKSETAWVETLCLTIAANAELLVTGDDATFQNKVHLAMVAAGVAKEGLF; from the coding sequence ATGAAGCTTTTCGTCGGCCTCGGCAATCCCGGCCGTGCCTATGCCGGAAACCGCCATAACATCGGCTTCATGGTCGTCGACACGCTGGCGCGCGAACACCAATTTCCGTCCTTTCGCGTCCGCTTCAAAGGTCTCGCGAGCGAGGCGGCGCTCGGCGGCGACAAGGTGCTCTTGCTGAAGCCGGAAACTTACATGAACGAGTCCGGCCGCGCCGTCCAAGAAGCGTCGCGTTTCTACAAGATTCCGCCTGAAAACATCGTCGTTTTTCACGACGAACTCGATCTCGCACCAGGCAAGCTCAGGGTGAAGCTCGGCGGCGGCAATGCGGGGCACAATGGTCTGCGTTCGATTACCGAATCGATCGGCAACGACTATCGCCGGGTGCGGATCGGCATCGGTCATCCGGGCGACAAGGACCGGGTGCATGATTATGTGCTCGCAGACTTCGCCAAGAGCGAGACGGCCTGGGTCGAAACGCTTTGCCTGACGATCGCCGCCAATGCCGAGCTTCTCGTCACTGGCGATGATGCGACCTTTCAGAACAAGGTGCATCTTGCAATGGTGGCGGCCGGAGTGGCCAAAGAAGGCTTGTTCTAG